A single window of Nocardia sp. NBC_01327 DNA harbors:
- a CDS encoding HIT family protein, with protein sequence MSERTAPGGLTEDAAGLADSTPRETIVDRGAGDPDRLQRLWTPYRMSYITGATGERKPADDSDTDAPKKTGHPFTDIPEMSDEDGLVLARGQFVYAVLNLYPYNPGHMMVVPYRRVANLEDLTLDESTELMAFTQQAIRVMKRVSRPEGFNVGLNLGGVAGGSLADHLHQHIVPRWSGDANFITVVGGVKVMPQLLRETRALLAEAWKEA encoded by the coding sequence ATGAGTGAACGTACGGCGCCCGGAGGTCTCACCGAAGACGCTGCGGGGCTTGCAGATTCGACGCCGCGAGAGACGATCGTCGATCGCGGCGCCGGCGACCCCGACCGCCTGCAGCGGTTGTGGACGCCGTACCGCATGTCCTACATCACGGGGGCGACCGGCGAGCGCAAGCCCGCCGACGACTCGGATACAGACGCGCCCAAGAAGACCGGCCATCCCTTCACCGATATCCCCGAGATGTCGGATGAGGACGGCCTGGTCCTGGCGCGCGGTCAATTCGTGTACGCGGTCCTGAACCTGTACCCGTACAACCCCGGCCACATGATGGTGGTGCCCTACCGCCGGGTGGCCAATCTCGAGGACCTCACGCTCGACGAGAGCACCGAGCTGATGGCCTTCACCCAGCAGGCGATCCGCGTCATGAAGCGGGTCTCGCGGCCGGAGGGTTTCAATGTCGGCCTGAATCTCGGTGGCGTTGCCGGTGGTTCACTCGCCGATCACCTGCATCAACATATCGTGCCCCGCTGGAGTGGCGACGCGAACTTCATTACCGTCGTCGGCGGAGTGAAGGTCATGCCGCAGCTGCTACGGGAAACCCGGGCACTGCTGGCGGAGGCCTGGAAGGAGGCGTAG
- the pgsA gene encoding phosphatidylinositol phosphate synthase produces the protein MLSFFGRETFAKATAPLGKALVSTGLTPDAMTLIGTTASIAAAVTLFPSGHLFWGTMVIWLFVMFDMLDGAMARARGGGTKYGAVLDATCDRVADGAIFGGLAWWAVYHEHSKVLFAATLVVLVTSQVISYAKARAEASGLSADGGIIERPDRLVIGLVGAGFTGIGGYFEIDWLTYAVYVAIYVLAVLSIVTVFQRVLAVRNSPGARDIIAPVAKAPEEHQR, from the coding sequence GTGCTGAGCTTCTTCGGTCGCGAGACGTTCGCCAAAGCGACTGCGCCCCTGGGCAAAGCCTTGGTGAGCACCGGGCTCACACCGGATGCCATGACGCTGATCGGCACCACCGCCTCGATTGCCGCGGCGGTGACGCTGTTCCCGTCCGGTCACCTGTTCTGGGGAACCATGGTGATCTGGCTCTTCGTCATGTTCGACATGCTCGACGGCGCCATGGCCCGAGCGCGTGGCGGCGGCACCAAATACGGTGCGGTACTCGATGCCACCTGTGACCGGGTGGCCGACGGCGCCATCTTCGGCGGTCTGGCCTGGTGGGCCGTCTATCACGAGCACTCCAAGGTGCTCTTCGCGGCTACCCTGGTGGTATTGGTGACCTCGCAGGTCATCTCGTACGCCAAGGCGCGCGCGGAGGCCAGCGGACTGTCGGCCGACGGCGGCATCATCGAGCGCCCCGACCGGCTGGTCATCGGTCTCGTCGGCGCCGGATTCACCGGTATCGGCGGGTATTTCGAGATCGACTGGCTCACCTACGCGGTGTATGTGGCCATCTATGTTCTGGCGGTGCTCAGCATCGTCACTGTCTTCCAGCGTGTGCTGGCCGTGCGCAATTCGCCTGGCGCACGCGACATTATCGCCCCCGTGGCGAAGGCGCCGGAGGAACACCAGCGGTGA
- a CDS encoding phosphatidylinositol mannoside acyltransferase, whose product MTDKAYAAGWALVRGLPEGAARRGFDTGADVAARRMNRKAHAGHPNQLRRNLARVIGTTPEQVPDDLVRAAMRSYARYWREAFRLPTMDHAGMVKSGQLFVDQVEHLEAALAAGRGAVLVLPHSGNWDMAGVWLVQNHGTFSTVAERLQPESLFERFVEYRESLGFEVFPLTGAEQPPFPLLAERLRQNRVVCLMGERDLTGKGVPVDFFGERTWMPAGAAKLAIETGAALIPVHCWNTVDAQGREGWGFKTEAALDVSGGAAAATQLVADRFAANIAAHPADWHMLQPLWESDLSQSRLDRIAAAQQTVTKDQVGIREPSTAEGVGGHSANGVDGHRGDAAL is encoded by the coding sequence ATGACCGATAAGGCGTACGCGGCCGGATGGGCTCTGGTGCGCGGACTTCCGGAGGGCGCGGCGCGCCGCGGTTTCGATACCGGAGCCGATGTGGCCGCCCGCCGGATGAATCGGAAGGCGCACGCCGGACATCCGAATCAGTTGCGGCGCAACCTCGCCCGGGTGATCGGCACGACGCCCGAGCAGGTGCCCGATGATCTGGTCCGCGCTGCCATGCGTTCCTACGCCCGGTACTGGCGCGAGGCGTTCCGGCTGCCGACCATGGACCACGCCGGAATGGTGAAGTCCGGCCAGCTGTTCGTCGACCAGGTGGAGCACCTGGAGGCCGCACTGGCCGCAGGTCGCGGCGCGGTGCTGGTGCTGCCGCATTCCGGCAACTGGGATATGGCCGGCGTATGGCTGGTGCAGAACCACGGCACCTTCTCCACCGTCGCCGAACGGCTGCAACCGGAATCGCTGTTCGAGCGCTTCGTCGAATATCGGGAAAGCCTCGGCTTCGAGGTTTTTCCGCTCACCGGCGCCGAGCAGCCGCCGTTCCCGCTGCTGGCGGAACGTCTGCGGCAGAACCGCGTGGTGTGTCTGATGGGTGAGCGCGACCTCACCGGAAAAGGCGTGCCCGTCGACTTCTTCGGCGAACGCACCTGGATGCCCGCCGGTGCGGCGAAGCTGGCCATCGAGACCGGCGCGGCGCTGATTCCGGTGCACTGCTGGAACACCGTCGACGCGCAGGGCCGCGAAGGCTGGGGCTTCAAGACGGAAGCGGCGCTGGATGTTTCGGGCGGCGCGGCCGCCGCGACCCAGCTGGTGGCGGACCGCTTCGCGGCCAATATCGCCGCCCATCCCGCCGACTGGCACATGCTGCAACCGCTGTGGGAAAGTGATTTGTCGCAGTCGCGGCTGGACCGCATCGCGGCGGCGCAGCAGACTGTGACAAAGGATCAAGTGGGGATTCGGGAGCCCAGCACAGCCGAAGGCGTTGGTGGACACAGCGCCAACGGCGTCGACGGGCACAGGGGAGACGCAGCACTATGA
- a CDS encoding glycosyltransferase family 4 protein, translating into MRIGMVCPYSFDVPGGVQSHVVELAQVLLERGHKVSVLAPAADDTPLPDYVVSAGKAVAIPYNGSVARLSFGPTAYTRIRRWIGDNDFDVLHIHEPNAPSLSMLALKIAEGPIVATFHTSTTKSLVLSTFQGVLRPYHEKISGRIAVSELARRWQVEALGGDAVEIPNGVDVPAFAHAPLLEGYPRAGGTVLFLGRYDEPRKGMDVLLGALPGLVRRHPDIEVLIVGRGDEERLRREAGENASHLRFLGQVSDAEKASAMRSADVYCAPNLGGESFGIVLVEAMAAGTAVVASDLDAFRRVLRDGTAGMLVPVGDSDLLAAALDEVLTDSDRRAELIRTANQVVGEYDWPVVAEQILRVYETVTVGDTRVRTAG; encoded by the coding sequence ATGAGAATCGGCATGGTCTGCCCGTACTCGTTCGATGTGCCGGGTGGAGTGCAGTCGCATGTCGTGGAACTGGCGCAGGTACTGCTCGAACGCGGTCACAAGGTGAGCGTGCTCGCGCCCGCCGCCGACGACACACCGCTGCCGGACTATGTGGTGTCGGCCGGTAAAGCGGTCGCCATTCCCTATAACGGGTCTGTCGCGCGACTGTCCTTCGGCCCCACCGCCTACACCCGCATCCGCCGGTGGATCGGCGACAACGATTTCGACGTGCTGCACATTCACGAGCCGAACGCCCCCAGCCTGTCGATGCTGGCCTTGAAGATCGCCGAAGGCCCGATCGTCGCGACCTTCCACACCTCGACCACGAAGTCGCTGGTGCTCAGTACTTTTCAAGGCGTGCTGCGGCCGTACCACGAGAAGATCAGCGGGCGGATCGCCGTCTCCGAGCTGGCGCGGCGCTGGCAGGTGGAGGCGCTCGGCGGGGATGCCGTCGAAATCCCCAATGGCGTGGACGTTCCGGCCTTCGCGCACGCCCCGCTGCTGGAGGGCTATCCGCGCGCGGGCGGAACCGTGCTGTTCCTCGGCCGCTACGACGAGCCGCGCAAGGGTATGGACGTGCTGCTGGGCGCACTGCCCGGACTGGTCCGCCGCCATCCCGATATCGAGGTGCTGATCGTGGGCCGCGGCGATGAGGAGCGGCTGCGCCGCGAAGCCGGTGAAAACGCCTCGCACCTGCGCTTTCTCGGGCAGGTCTCGGATGCGGAGAAGGCCTCGGCCATGCGCAGCGCCGATGTGTACTGCGCGCCCAATCTCGGCGGCGAAAGTTTCGGCATCGTGCTGGTGGAGGCCATGGCCGCCGGAACCGCCGTGGTCGCCAGCGATCTGGACGCCTTCCGCCGGGTGCTGCGCGACGGCACCGCGGGCATGCTGGTGCCGGTCGGCGATTCGGATCTGCTGGCCGCGGCGCTCGATGAGGTGCTCACCGATTCCGATCGCCGCGCGGAACTCATCCGCACCGCGAATCAGGTTGTCGGCGAATACGATTGGCCCGTCGTGGCCGAGCAGATCCTACGCGTCTACGAAACCGTCACTGTGGGCGATACCCGCGTCAGGACCGCTGGATGA